The following are encoded together in the Pedobacter sp. D749 genome:
- a CDS encoding MarC family protein — protein sequence MTFNLSEIISTTMVLFAIIDILGAIPVVIELRRKAGHIESEKASLVAAGLMILFLFVGESLLKVIGLDVESFAIAGSFVIFFIAMEMVLGLTIFKEEAPETVSIVPLAFPLIAGAGTMTTLLSLKTEYHTQNILVGIILNMLFVYFVLKNTNRLEKLFGKSGLNILRKAFGVILLAIAIKLFRNNTGL from the coding sequence ATGACGTTCAACTTAAGCGAGATCATATCAACAACGATGGTGCTCTTTGCCATTATCGATATTTTAGGCGCCATTCCGGTTGTAATCGAATTACGTAGAAAAGCAGGACATATCGAATCGGAAAAAGCATCGCTGGTGGCAGCAGGTTTAATGATCCTTTTTTTGTTCGTTGGCGAATCGCTATTAAAAGTAATCGGATTAGATGTAGAATCTTTCGCTATTGCAGGCTCATTCGTAATCTTTTTTATCGCCATGGAAATGGTATTGGGATTAACCATTTTTAAAGAAGAAGCACCCGAAACGGTATCTATCGTTCCATTGGCTTTCCCTTTAATTGCCGGAGCCGGAACAATGACTACCTTACTTTCGTTAAAAACAGAATACCATACCCAGAATATTTTAGTGGGCATTATACTCAACATGTTGTTTGTTTATTTCGTGCTGAAGAACACCAACAGACTGGAAAAACTTTTCGGAAAATCAGGCTTAAACATCTTACGTAAAGCCTTTGGCGTAATTTTACTGGCTATAGCGATTAAGTTGTTCAGAAATAATACAGGGCTTTAG
- a CDS encoding sodium-translocating pyrophosphatase, translated as MEFLQNNLIYCIPALGLVGIIVMMIKSAWVNKQDAGDQNMQELAGYIADGAMAFLKAEWRVLSIFAVFTAALLAYSGTITEINGIPMHSSWIISISFLIGAVFSATAGYIGMKSATKANVRTTQAARTSLKQALKVSFTGGTVMGLGVAGLAVLGLGGLFIIFLKHFNVVSVNSTEMKTAIEVLTGFSLGAESIALFARVGGGIYTKAADVGADLVGKVEAGIPEDDVRNPATIADNVGDNVGDVAGMGADLFGSYVATILATMVLGQEIDVKDNFGGMSPILLPMVICGMGIIFSIIGTWFVTIKDDKSNVQNALNLGNWSSIVITAVASFFIVKWMLPETLKLRGYEFSSINVFYAIMVGLVVGTIMSIVTEYFTAMGKGPVNSIIQQSSTGHATNIIAGLAVGMKSTVIPILVLAGGIMASYHFAGLYGVAIAAAGMMATTAMQLAIDAFGPIADNAGGIAEMSQLPPEVRERTDNLDAVGNTTAATGKGFAIASAALTSLALFAAFVGIAGISAIDIYKAPVLAGLFVGGMIPFIFSALCIQAVGKAAMDMVQEVRRQFREIPGIMEYKAKPEYEKCVAISTKASIREMMMPGAIALITPVIVGFTFGPEVLGGLLAGVTVTGVLMGIFQSNAGGAWDNAKKSFEQGVMINGEMHYKKSEPHKASVTGDTVGDPFKDTSGPSMNILIKLMSIVSLVIAPYIAVKAIAGEHRTEVRKEIRIEQKTDGLGNTKTDTLINTTDTLAH; from the coding sequence ATGGAATTTTTACAAAACAATTTAATTTACTGTATCCCGGCGCTGGGCCTTGTTGGGATTATAGTTATGATGATTAAAAGCGCCTGGGTAAACAAGCAGGATGCAGGTGATCAAAACATGCAGGAACTTGCTGGCTACATAGCTGATGGCGCTATGGCCTTTTTAAAAGCCGAATGGAGGGTATTGAGCATTTTCGCTGTTTTTACCGCTGCACTCCTGGCCTATTCAGGAACCATTACTGAAATAAATGGTATTCCGATGCATTCGAGCTGGATTATCTCCATTTCTTTCCTAATTGGAGCAGTATTTTCTGCAACTGCAGGTTATATCGGTATGAAATCGGCCACTAAAGCCAATGTACGAACCACGCAGGCCGCCAGAACGAGTTTAAAACAAGCCTTAAAAGTATCTTTTACCGGAGGTACGGTAATGGGTTTGGGTGTTGCCGGACTGGCCGTTTTAGGTTTAGGTGGCTTGTTTATTATATTCCTTAAGCATTTCAACGTTGTTTCGGTTAACAGTACTGAAATGAAAACTGCAATAGAAGTTTTAACCGGTTTCTCTTTGGGTGCCGAATCTATAGCCTTATTTGCCCGTGTTGGCGGTGGTATCTATACCAAAGCTGCTGATGTTGGTGCAGATTTAGTGGGAAAAGTGGAGGCGGGGATTCCTGAAGATGATGTGCGCAACCCTGCTACCATTGCCGATAACGTCGGTGATAACGTGGGTGATGTTGCGGGTATGGGTGCCGATTTATTCGGCTCGTACGTAGCCACTATTCTGGCTACGATGGTTTTAGGGCAGGAGATTGATGTAAAAGATAATTTTGGAGGAATGTCTCCTATCCTTCTACCTATGGTAATCTGTGGAATGGGCATTATATTTTCGATTATCGGAACCTGGTTCGTCACCATTAAAGATGATAAATCAAATGTTCAGAATGCGTTGAACCTGGGTAACTGGTCGTCCATTGTGATTACAGCCGTAGCTTCGTTCTTTATTGTGAAATGGATGCTGCCTGAAACGCTTAAACTTCGTGGATATGAATTCTCGAGCATCAATGTATTTTATGCCATTATGGTGGGTTTGGTAGTGGGTACGATTATGAGTATCGTAACCGAATATTTCACCGCAATGGGCAAAGGACCTGTAAATTCGATTATTCAACAATCGTCAACCGGGCATGCTACCAATATTATTGCAGGTTTAGCAGTTGGGATGAAATCTACCGTAATCCCTATTCTCGTATTGGCAGGTGGAATTATGGCTTCCTATCATTTCGCCGGTTTGTATGGTGTTGCTATTGCCGCAGCCGGAATGATGGCAACCACAGCCATGCAGCTGGCAATAGATGCTTTCGGACCGATTGCGGATAATGCCGGAGGCATTGCCGAAATGAGCCAGTTACCTCCAGAAGTGCGTGAACGTACCGATAATTTAGACGCCGTGGGTAACACTACCGCCGCAACAGGTAAAGGTTTTGCCATTGCATCAGCTGCTTTAACCTCTCTGGCTTTATTTGCTGCCTTTGTTGGCATTGCAGGCATTTCTGCAATTGATATCTATAAAGCACCTGTTCTGGCTGGTTTATTTGTTGGCGGAATGATCCCTTTTATTTTCTCTGCTTTATGTATTCAGGCGGTTGGTAAAGCCGCGATGGATATGGTGCAGGAAGTGCGTCGCCAGTTTAGGGAAATCCCCGGTATTATGGAATATAAAGCTAAACCTGAATATGAAAAGTGCGTGGCCATTTCTACCAAAGCCTCTATCCGTGAAATGATGATGCCTGGCGCGATTGCTTTAATCACCCCCGTAATTGTGGGCTTTACCTTTGGACCAGAAGTTTTAGGCGGTTTATTGGCCGGTGTTACCGTAACTGGTGTATTGATGGGAATTTTCCAGAGCAATGCCGGTGGTGCATGGGATAATGCTAAAAAATCTTTCGAACAAGGTGTAATGATTAATGGCGAGATGCACTATAAAAAATCAGAACCACATAAAGCTTCTGTAACCGGAGATACTGTTGGTGATCCTTTTAAAGATACTTCAGGCCCTTCAATGAACATTTTGATCAAATTAATGTCTATCGTTTCACTAGTTATTGCTCCTTACATCGCAGTTAAGGCAATTGCAGGCGAACACCGTACAGAAGTTCGTAAAGAAATCAGAATTGAGCAAAAAACCGATGGTTTGGGCAACACAAAAACCGATACTTTAATCAATACAACCGATACTTTAGCGCATTAG
- a CDS encoding amino acid permease → MGLFTKKPMHLLLEEAGDSAKGLKRTLSAGALVALGVGAIIGAGLFVRTAAAAAQNAGPSVTIGFIIAAIGCALAGLCYAELSSSIPISGSAYTYTYATMGELMAWVIGWDLVLEYAVGAATVGIAWSEYLNKLLVEVLHISPIPYEWCHSPFQSHPDGTVNGIINLPALFIVALLSLLLIKGTSESAFVNGIIVIAKVGIVILIIILGWGFIHEANHHPYIPKATTYVDHAGISHNFGGFWGVIGAAGTVFFAFIGFDAVSTAAQETKNPKTAMPIGILGSLAVCTVLYILFAHVLTGIAPVEFFRTKGGEASVVAAISEYMTGYSWLAKLVTVAILAGFSSVILVMLLGQSRVFYSMSKDGLLPKMFSDLHPKFKTPYKANLVILVIVGLFAAFIPGDVVGDMTSIGTLFAFMLVCIAVIILRKTDPDLPRQFKTPWVPLIPILGVVACGLMILGLGWTNWLRLFGWLALGFIIYFGYSKKNSHLKDAK, encoded by the coding sequence ATGGGTTTATTTACTAAGAAGCCAATGCATTTGCTGCTAGAAGAAGCAGGAGATTCAGCCAAAGGCTTAAAGCGTACACTTAGCGCTGGTGCATTAGTGGCACTAGGTGTGGGCGCAATTATTGGTGCTGGTTTATTTGTTAGAACAGCTGCTGCTGCTGCACAAAACGCCGGACCATCTGTTACTATCGGCTTTATTATTGCTGCAATTGGTTGTGCATTAGCTGGTTTGTGCTACGCAGAATTATCATCATCTATTCCGATTTCAGGTAGTGCTTACACTTACACTTATGCCACCATGGGCGAGCTTATGGCCTGGGTAATTGGCTGGGATTTAGTACTCGAATATGCTGTTGGAGCTGCAACAGTAGGTATCGCATGGAGCGAATACTTAAATAAACTTTTGGTAGAGGTGTTACACATTTCTCCCATACCCTACGAATGGTGCCACTCACCTTTCCAATCGCATCCTGATGGCACAGTAAACGGAATCATCAATCTTCCGGCTTTATTTATTGTAGCTTTATTAAGCTTGCTTTTAATTAAAGGAACTTCAGAATCTGCATTTGTAAACGGAATTATCGTAATCGCAAAAGTAGGTATCGTTATTTTAATCATTATTTTAGGTTGGGGCTTTATCCATGAAGCTAATCACCATCCGTATATTCCAAAAGCGACAACTTACGTAGATCATGCAGGTATCAGTCATAATTTTGGTGGTTTCTGGGGCGTTATTGGTGCTGCAGGAACAGTATTTTTCGCGTTTATTGGCTTTGATGCCGTGAGTACCGCAGCACAAGAGACTAAAAATCCTAAAACTGCTATGCCAATCGGTATCTTAGGTTCATTAGCAGTATGTACTGTTTTATACATCTTATTTGCTCACGTTTTAACAGGTATTGCTCCGGTTGAGTTCTTCAGAACCAAAGGTGGTGAGGCATCAGTTGTAGCTGCAATCAGTGAATATATGACAGGTTATAGCTGGTTAGCCAAATTGGTTACGGTAGCTATCTTAGCAGGTTTCTCTTCTGTAATCCTGGTGATGTTATTGGGCCAGAGCCGTGTATTTTATTCCATGAGTAAAGATGGTTTATTGCCAAAAATGTTCAGCGATTTACACCCAAAATTCAAAACACCTTACAAAGCCAACTTAGTAATTTTAGTAATTGTAGGTCTATTTGCAGCATTCATTCCTGGTGATGTGGTAGGCGATATGACCAGTATCGGTACTTTATTTGCCTTTATGTTGGTTTGTATAGCGGTAATTATCTTAAGAAAAACTGATCCAGATCTTCCACGTCAGTTTAAAACACCTTGGGTACCATTAATTCCAATTCTTGGTGTGGTTGCCTGTGGCTTAATGATTCTTGGTTTAGGCTGGACAAACTGGTTAAGATTATTTGGCTGGTTAGCTTTAGGCTTTATCATTTACTTTGGATACAGTAAAAAGAATTCACATTTGAAAGACGCTAAATAA
- a CDS encoding porin, with amino-acid sequence MQKIDKMYRNSAKIKSVYFSLTVVLLFISTLGYAQRTINDVMDSTTVNHLLIISKKYGSLSFSGYLQPQFQVAQSNGTQAEYQGGNFGEFTNNRFRLRRGRLRADYMMLTEDGSPSTYFVLQFDGTEQGVAIRDFWGRYYENKWKILAVTLGLSGRPFGNELQLSSSVREAPERGRMSQILMKTERDLGVTFTLNPRWKDATLKNFVFDAGIYNGQGLAGAGEFDNSKDFIFRLSHKTYAFNKFTIAGGISTLQGGLNHRLPLSYKMDRSSDQWQMVKDSSASTINKVAPRRYYGADIQLATKTKSWKSELRAEVVSGLQTGTSTTSTTPGSYPVDNKSVALPYYTRTFNGAYLTFVQTLNSTDNQLILKYDWYDPNAKVKGLDISSDRGLSAADVRFDTFGFGFLHHFNPHFKAVIYYDIIKNESTQIKDYTADRKDNVLTLRTQFYF; translated from the coding sequence TTGCAGAAAATTGATAAGATGTACCGCAATTCTGCTAAAATTAAGAGCGTTTATTTCTCTTTAACTGTTGTTTTACTATTCATATCCACATTAGGCTATGCACAAAGAACAATTAACGATGTAATGGATTCTACAACGGTAAACCATTTGCTTATTATTTCAAAGAAATATGGCTCATTATCGTTTAGTGGATATTTACAGCCACAATTTCAGGTTGCGCAATCAAACGGCACACAGGCAGAATACCAGGGAGGGAATTTTGGTGAATTTACCAATAACCGGTTCAGATTGAGAAGAGGTCGATTAAGAGCCGATTACATGATGCTTACAGAAGATGGGAGCCCTTCTACCTATTTTGTACTTCAGTTTGACGGCACAGAACAAGGTGTGGCCATCCGCGATTTTTGGGGACGTTATTACGAAAACAAATGGAAGATACTGGCAGTAACGCTGGGTCTTTCGGGCCGTCCGTTTGGAAATGAACTACAGCTATCTTCTTCTGTCAGGGAAGCACCGGAGCGTGGACGGATGTCGCAAATTTTAATGAAAACAGAACGCGATCTTGGGGTTACTTTTACCCTAAATCCACGTTGGAAAGATGCTACACTTAAAAACTTTGTATTCGATGCAGGCATTTACAATGGGCAGGGTTTGGCCGGGGCAGGAGAATTTGATAACAGCAAAGATTTTATCTTCCGGTTAAGCCATAAGACTTATGCATTTAATAAATTCACCATTGCAGGCGGTATCAGCACCTTACAAGGTGGTTTAAACCACCGTTTACCCCTTAGCTATAAAATGGACAGAAGTAGTGATCAATGGCAAATGGTTAAGGATTCATCCGCTTCAACAATTAATAAGGTAGCGCCAAGGAGATATTATGGTGCCGATATTCAGCTGGCTACAAAAACCAAAAGCTGGAAATCAGAATTAAGGGCCGAAGTGGTATCAGGACTACAAACAGGCACTTCAACAACCTCAACCACACCAGGCTCCTATCCTGTTGATAATAAATCGGTAGCCTTGCCTTATTACACCAGAACTTTTAATGGTGCATACCTTACCTTTGTACAAACCTTAAACAGTACGGACAACCAGCTTATTTTAAAGTATGATTGGTATGATCCGAATGCAAAGGTGAAAGGACTTGACATTTCAAGTGACAGAGGACTCTCTGCTGCAGACGTTCGCTTTGATACTTTTGGTTTTGGCTTTTTACATCACTTTAATCCACACTTTAAGGCGGTAATTTATTACGATATTATTAAAAATGAATCGACTCAGATAAAAGATTATACGGCTGACAGAAAGGACAATGTACTTACTTTAAGAACACAGTTCTATTTCTAA
- a CDS encoding APC family permease: MKIEKEGEPSKRKLSLFDATMLVMGSMIGSGIFIVSADIMRNLGSGYWLIVVWIITGVMTVAAAISYGELSSMFPKAGGQYTYLKEIFGKMMGFLYGWGLFTVIQTGTIAAVAVAFGKFTAYLIPALNDAAPIFQSGGYKITWIQILAIGVILLLTYINTKGVEGGKILQNIFTGSKIVALIGLIILGFLLVKNSFWTGNMSFGWSAFNNLKTDPSSNFLKSGWESISGMTIMGGIAAAMVGSVFSSVAWENVTFVSGEIENPKRNVVRSMVLGTSAVMILYLLVNFIYLNTLNRESIAFALNDRVAVAASEQIFGSGAGTIIIALLVMISTFGCVNGIVLAGARVFQTMAKDGMFFKAALKNNKNGVPERSLWMQGIWASALCLSGQYGNLLDMISFVIVLFYMITVFGVIYLRIKQPGLERPYKTWLYPVTPIIYLLIGAAFCILLLIYKQQYTWPGLIIVLLGVPVYFLINKKEQEE; the protein is encoded by the coding sequence ATGAAAATTGAAAAAGAAGGTGAGCCTTCTAAAAGAAAATTAAGCCTTTTTGATGCCACCATGTTGGTAATGGGTTCAATGATAGGAAGCGGTATCTTTATTGTTAGTGCCGATATCATGAGGAATTTAGGCTCTGGTTATTGGCTAATTGTAGTGTGGATCATCACGGGCGTAATGACCGTTGCAGCTGCAATTTCTTATGGAGAACTTTCTTCCATGTTTCCAAAGGCGGGTGGGCAATACACCTATCTGAAAGAAATTTTTGGTAAAATGATGGGGTTTCTTTATGGCTGGGGCTTGTTTACTGTAATTCAAACCGGAACTATAGCGGCTGTTGCTGTTGCTTTTGGTAAATTTACGGCTTACCTCATCCCTGCATTAAACGATGCTGCTCCAATTTTCCAAAGCGGTGGTTATAAAATTACCTGGATTCAGATTTTGGCTATCGGAGTAATTCTGCTTTTAACTTATATCAATACAAAAGGTGTTGAGGGAGGCAAAATTTTGCAGAATATTTTTACAGGCTCTAAAATTGTCGCTTTAATTGGCTTGATTATTTTGGGCTTTCTTTTGGTGAAAAACAGTTTTTGGACAGGAAACATGAGCTTTGGCTGGAGCGCTTTCAATAATCTTAAAACAGATCCTAGCAGCAATTTCCTGAAATCGGGATGGGAATCTATCTCCGGAATGACTATAATGGGCGGAATTGCAGCTGCAATGGTAGGCTCTGTATTTTCGAGCGTTGCCTGGGAAAACGTAACTTTTGTTTCAGGTGAAATCGAAAACCCTAAAAGGAATGTTGTGCGTTCTATGGTTTTAGGTACCTCAGCGGTAATGATCCTTTATTTATTGGTTAATTTTATTTATCTCAATACCCTAAACCGGGAAAGTATTGCTTTTGCCTTAAATGATCGGGTTGCTGTTGCAGCCTCAGAGCAAATTTTTGGTAGTGGGGCTGGCACAATCATCATTGCTTTGCTGGTAATGATTTCTACTTTCGGTTGTGTTAATGGAATTGTATTGGCAGGGGCAAGGGTGTTTCAAACCATGGCAAAGGACGGAATGTTTTTTAAAGCAGCGCTTAAAAACAATAAAAACGGCGTTCCTGAAAGATCACTTTGGATGCAAGGCATTTGGGCATCTGCCTTATGTTTGAGTGGGCAATATGGTAATCTTTTAGATATGATCTCCTTTGTTATTGTGCTCTTTTATATGATTACTGTTTTCGGTGTGATTTATTTAAGAATAAAACAACCTGGTTTAGAAAGACCTTACAAAACCTGGTTATATCCGGTTACGCCAATTATTTATTTATTAATCGGTGCAGCATTTTGCATTTTGCTTTTAATTTATAAACAACAATATACCTGGCCAGGGCTAATAATTGTTTTGCTGGGGGTGCCTGTATACTTTTTGATTAATAAAAAAGAGCAAGAAGAGTAG
- a CDS encoding ABC transporter substrate-binding protein encodes MNFKKVYGLLVLFTIVLGACSPKIRTPKPEKSKPDEKEKPADKKPVKKFSQASVSLLVPFKLNELKLKTATKADIEKYAMPIDFYQGFKLGLDSAAALGLNFKLNVFDTEDDNAHISLLYRNERFKQSNLIIGPVFPEGLKFISNYAKENNAIIVSPLAASEPTEFNNPNLVSVVNNIGLHGKKIATYLAKNYNPTNTIVVLINPKKTEDEQFAAPIRNDLQANTKFIVQEYASVYTFETRMIKGKQYAVVLTSSDRAFVLPTIEKLYKLKHLPAGGYNISLFGHPNWVKQNYPTDKLQDLNTIISSSYKIDYKNSAVVTFIKKYRYKYGFEPGEYAFKGFDIGYYFGKLLVTYGEDYKDYIVKDKYKGLHNNFSFIHDEKLGYINTSLMLLKFKNFALSPVE; translated from the coding sequence ATGAATTTCAAGAAGGTTTATGGATTGCTGGTTTTGTTTACGATAGTTTTGGGTGCTTGTTCGCCTAAAATCAGGACACCCAAGCCCGAAAAGAGTAAACCGGATGAAAAAGAGAAACCTGCAGATAAAAAGCCTGTCAAAAAGTTTTCGCAGGCAAGTGTTTCCCTGCTTGTTCCCTTTAAATTGAACGAGCTGAAATTAAAAACAGCCACAAAAGCCGATATCGAGAAATACGCGATGCCTATCGATTTTTATCAGGGCTTTAAACTGGGGTTGGATTCTGCCGCGGCCCTGGGTTTAAATTTTAAACTAAATGTTTTCGATACAGAGGATGACAATGCACATATATCGCTCTTGTACAGGAATGAGCGTTTTAAACAAAGCAATTTAATCATTGGCCCGGTTTTTCCTGAGGGGTTAAAGTTTATCTCCAATTATGCCAAGGAAAATAATGCAATCATTGTATCTCCATTGGCCGCCTCCGAACCTACTGAATTTAACAATCCAAACCTGGTGTCGGTTGTAAATAATATTGGCTTACATGGTAAAAAGATCGCAACCTATCTGGCTAAAAATTACAATCCCACTAATACAATAGTGGTATTGATTAATCCTAAAAAAACTGAAGACGAGCAATTTGCAGCACCAATAAGGAACGATCTTCAAGCCAATACCAAATTTATTGTGCAGGAGTATGCTTCGGTATATACCTTTGAAACAAGGATGATCAAAGGCAAACAATATGCGGTGGTGCTTACCTCTTCCGACCGTGCTTTTGTGCTCCCTACTATCGAAAAACTGTATAAATTAAAACATCTTCCGGCAGGTGGATATAACATCTCGCTTTTTGGGCACCCGAACTGGGTTAAACAGAATTACCCTACTGATAAACTGCAGGATCTGAATACTATCATCAGTTCATCTTATAAAATTGACTATAAAAATAGTGCAGTGGTCACTTTTATTAAAAAATACCGTTATAAATATGGTTTCGAGCCTGGCGAATATGCTTTTAAAGGATTCGATATTGGCTATTATTTTGGCAAACTACTGGTAACTTACGGAGAAGATTATAAAGATTATATTGTAAAGGATAAGTATAAAGGGCTGCATAATAATTTTTCATTTATCCATGATGAAAAATTAGGCTATATTAACACCAGTTTAATGCTGTTGAAGTTTAAAAACTTTGCTTTAAGCCCAGTTGAGTAA
- a CDS encoding RsmB/NOP family class I SAM-dependent RNA methyltransferase, giving the protein MRADHQLRAFEQILNSYDGSLPLHRFLPAYFKQHKQMGSSDRRWATRHIYSFFRLGKALPTLHHEVRLSIADFLCHDTLSLLVEKNLPDLKESINSPLEEKLALIKVKYPDFNLEDVYPFHAALSVGIDKEAFFTSFFKQPDLFIRVKAEDAAAISSKLEAENIVVKAITDTALALPNGTKLETILNEGSYQVQDLSSQHTGLYFKPDKWDKWWDCCAASGGKTLLLHSFEPVIELLVSDLRESVLLNLDERFRLSGIKKYHKKELDLLQNNDQVLHHYQFDGIILDAPCTGSGTWGRTPEMLTFFEERKINQFATIQKGIVQNVVKYLKPGKPLIYITCSAFAQENEAVVQHMLDTLPVELEKMELIKGYENNADTMFVARLIKRSQD; this is encoded by the coding sequence ATGAGAGCAGATCATCAGTTAAGAGCCTTTGAACAGATTTTAAATAGTTATGATGGAAGTTTGCCTTTACATCGCTTTCTGCCCGCTTATTTTAAACAGCATAAGCAAATGGGCTCGTCAGACAGGAGGTGGGCTACCCGTCATATATATAGCTTTTTCAGATTAGGAAAAGCTTTACCAACGCTTCATCATGAAGTCCGTTTGAGTATTGCAGATTTTCTATGTCATGATACTTTAAGCTTGCTTGTGGAGAAGAATTTACCAGATTTAAAGGAAAGCATTAATTCACCGCTTGAGGAAAAATTAGCACTGATTAAAGTTAAATACCCCGATTTTAATCTGGAAGACGTTTATCCTTTCCATGCAGCACTTTCTGTCGGTATTGATAAAGAAGCATTTTTTACCTCTTTTTTTAAACAGCCCGATCTGTTTATCCGGGTGAAAGCTGAAGATGCTGCGGCAATTAGCTCTAAATTAGAAGCTGAAAATATTGTAGTTAAAGCAATTACTGATACTGCCCTGGCTTTACCCAATGGAACCAAACTTGAAACCATTTTAAATGAGGGAAGTTACCAGGTTCAGGATTTATCCTCACAACACACTGGCTTATATTTTAAGCCTGATAAATGGGATAAATGGTGGGACTGCTGCGCCGCATCGGGTGGCAAAACCCTGCTTTTGCATAGTTTTGAGCCTGTGATCGAGCTTTTGGTTTCTGATCTGCGTGAAAGTGTATTATTAAACCTGGATGAACGTTTTCGCTTGTCAGGGATTAAAAAATACCATAAAAAAGAACTGGATCTTTTGCAAAATAATGATCAGGTTTTACACCATTATCAGTTTGACGGAATTATTTTAGATGCACCTTGTACAGGTTCGGGCACCTGGGGAAGAACACCAGAAATGCTTACCTTTTTTGAAGAACGTAAAATCAATCAGTTTGCAACCATCCAAAAAGGCATTGTACAGAACGTGGTAAAATACTTAAAGCCAGGTAAACCTTTAATTTACATTACCTGTTCTGCTTTTGCACAAGAGAATGAAGCTGTTGTGCAGCATATGCTCGATACACTTCCAGTAGAATTGGAAAAGATGGAACTGATAAAAGGTTATGAAAATAATGCGGATACGATGTTTGTGGCAAGGTTGATTAAGAGAAGCCAGGATTAA